In Micromonospora sp. WMMD980, the following are encoded in one genomic region:
- a CDS encoding DUF397 domain-containing protein, protein MDLIGAHWRKSSRSGSGGGNCVEVADNLPGVVGVRDSKDPTGPALAFEPATWQGFVDYAKRIGPVG, encoded by the coding sequence GTGGACCTGATCGGCGCTCACTGGCGCAAGTCATCCCGCAGCGGCTCCGGCGGCGGTAACTGCGTTGAAGTAGCGGACAACCTGCCCGGCGTCGTTGGCGTGCGGGACTCCAAGGACCCGACCGGGCCGGCGCTGGCATTCGAGCCGGCGACCTGGCAAGGCTTCGTGGACTACGCGAAGCGCATCGGCCCCGTCGGCTGA
- a CDS encoding HNH endonuclease signature motif containing protein — MAWEGSDRSARLPSDWAVRRLRILRRDAYRCQVPLESGPRCLAPAGEVDHIERGDNHEPENLRAICRWHHGKKTAAEGNAARRPAASRRRPPEQHPGSL; from the coding sequence GTGGCATGGGAGGGCTCAGACCGCAGTGCCCGCCTCCCCTCCGACTGGGCAGTACGACGCCTGCGCATCCTGCGCCGTGACGCGTACCGCTGTCAGGTACCGCTCGAATCTGGCCCGCGCTGCCTCGCGCCCGCTGGCGAGGTCGACCACATCGAGCGTGGCGACAACCACGAACCCGAGAACCTGCGCGCCATCTGTCGCTGGCACCACGGCAAGAAGACAGCGGCCGAGGGCAACGCCGCACGCCGGCCTGCCGCGTCGCGCCGTCGTCCGCCCGAGCAGCATCCCGGATCGCTCTGA
- a CDS encoding recombinase family protein: MLPTNPQAPALGRARLRASLYVRLSKSADDANTSLENMIKECRELVAREGFEEVALHVDDGISGGVRDRPEFIAWLNDARHGRADVLVAHHVDRMTREGLNVAAMILDVQEGKDHATGRQIHAPVRLMDTKGIDSNNGVAFRILFLIKAETAREERQRIKERQAGRATRLRLAGRWPGGEVPFGYQIVEAADGKGKTLALLNKEVDALEGCASRILDGHTLSRTVRWMNTHGVRPRRAPEWSRVTLRQALTGDHILGRVTIGGVVQRDAKGRALTPFPAALDLPTVVELRKALDPSPDPRKRTGRKPARLASRLIECSGCGHLLTVARTKTAYRPAGRPEEVRRYEMVAYRCQRKAEGKLCDRPVLVSALPFEAHLEARFKADFGHSPMVERRVIVADDGALTALEDDVAAVLASLAQSATPENFARLQALQAERDTLAAAPREPDVRKVLLGHTLSEEWDLRDTEGRRELLAEAYAALILKPGKRGGRGHFDPARLVAIPNEGEHDPDY; this comes from the coding sequence ATGCTGCCCACCAACCCGCAAGCGCCCGCCCTCGGCCGCGCCCGGCTCCGCGCGAGCCTGTACGTCCGACTCAGCAAGAGCGCCGACGACGCGAACACCTCGCTAGAGAACATGATCAAGGAATGCCGCGAGCTTGTCGCCCGGGAGGGCTTCGAGGAGGTCGCCCTTCACGTGGACGACGGTATCTCGGGCGGCGTCCGCGACCGCCCCGAGTTCATCGCCTGGCTGAACGACGCCCGCCACGGCCGCGCTGACGTGCTGGTCGCTCACCACGTCGACCGCATGACCCGCGAGGGCCTGAACGTCGCCGCGATGATCCTTGACGTGCAGGAAGGTAAGGACCACGCCACCGGCCGCCAGATTCACGCGCCTGTGCGGCTCATGGACACGAAGGGCATCGACAGTAACAACGGCGTTGCCTTCCGAATCCTGTTCCTGATCAAGGCCGAGACGGCGCGCGAAGAGCGCCAGCGAATCAAGGAGCGGCAGGCCGGGCGGGCGACCCGCCTGCGGCTGGCCGGACGCTGGCCGGGTGGTGAGGTGCCCTTCGGCTATCAGATCGTGGAGGCGGCCGACGGCAAGGGAAAGACGCTCGCTCTGCTGAACAAGGAAGTTGACGCCTTGGAGGGCTGCGCCTCTCGAATTCTCGACGGGCACACCCTGAGTCGCACGGTTCGATGGATGAACACTCACGGCGTCAGGCCGCGCCGCGCGCCCGAGTGGTCACGGGTGACGCTGCGGCAGGCGCTCACCGGCGATCACATCCTGGGCCGCGTCACCATCGGCGGCGTGGTCCAGAGGGACGCCAAGGGCCGCGCCCTGACACCGTTTCCGGCCGCGCTGGACCTGCCGACCGTGGTCGAGCTGCGGAAGGCGCTCGACCCCTCCCCCGACCCGCGCAAGCGCACCGGTCGCAAGCCGGCCCGGCTCGCCTCGCGACTCATCGAGTGCTCGGGCTGCGGGCACCTGCTGACCGTCGCCCGCACGAAGACGGCCTACCGGCCCGCTGGCCGCCCGGAGGAGGTGCGCCGGTACGAGATGGTCGCCTACCGGTGCCAGCGCAAGGCAGAGGGCAAGCTGTGCGACCGCCCGGTACTCGTCTCGGCGCTGCCCTTCGAGGCACACCTAGAAGCCCGCTTCAAGGCGGACTTCGGTCACTCCCCGATGGTCGAGCGGCGGGTGATCGTGGCCGACGACGGGGCCCTGACGGCCCTAGAAGACGATGTCGCCGCTGTTCTGGCGTCCCTGGCGCAGTCGGCCACCCCGGAGAACTTCGCCCGCCTGCAAGCCCTCCAAGCCGAGCGGGACACCCTCGCCGCCGCTCCCCGTGAGCCCGACGTGCGAAAGGTGCTGCTCGGGCACACGCTCAGCGAGGAGTGGGACCTTCGCGACACCGAAGGCCGACGCGAACTGCTGGCCGAGGCGTACGCCGCGCTGATCCTGAAGCCCGGCAAGCGGGGCGGTCGCGGTCACTTCGATCCGGCCCGGCTCGTCGCGATCCCGAACGAGGGCGAGCACGACCCCGACTACTAG
- a CDS encoding helix-turn-helix transcriptional regulator has translation MADLPHPLALFIVSEIRRARGAAGMTQEAFGRAAGFSASHVSAVEGGTRALTMDFIKGGDRALNNGGMYERLVEKLGVPSWFLPWLDAERAATQLRCWQPSLVPGLLQTEDYARAVIRCDDTLSEEEVDRRLADRMERQAILTGGNAPQFIAVIAEAVLRRAREDFRHVMAGQIKHLIALAERPNISVHVLPDDISMHVGLTGPFSLARSPEHTWLGEMENQLGGVVVEKPADVDTLMSRWETVRNEALPRRQSIELMKEVVNSWT, from the coding sequence ATGGCTGACTTGCCGCACCCGCTCGCGCTGTTCATCGTCAGCGAGATCCGCCGGGCCCGGGGTGCCGCCGGGATGACGCAAGAAGCGTTCGGGCGGGCCGCAGGCTTCAGCGCGTCGCACGTCAGCGCCGTGGAGGGCGGCACGCGCGCCCTCACCATGGACTTCATCAAGGGCGGCGACAGAGCGCTCAACAACGGGGGCATGTATGAGCGCCTGGTGGAGAAGCTGGGCGTGCCGTCGTGGTTCCTGCCCTGGTTGGATGCGGAGCGCGCCGCGACGCAGCTCCGATGCTGGCAACCGTCGCTCGTCCCCGGCCTGCTACAGACGGAGGACTACGCCCGAGCCGTCATCCGGTGCGACGACACCCTCAGCGAAGAAGAGGTCGACCGTAGGCTTGCCGACCGGATGGAGCGGCAAGCGATCCTGACCGGGGGCAACGCGCCGCAGTTCATCGCGGTCATCGCCGAGGCGGTGCTACGCCGGGCGCGGGAAGACTTCCGGCACGTCATGGCCGGCCAGATAAAGCACTTGATTGCGCTCGCCGAACGACCGAACATCAGTGTGCACGTGCTGCCAGACGACATCAGCATGCACGTCGGCTTGACCGGGCCCTTCAGCCTCGCGCGCTCGCCCGAGCACACGTGGCTAGGGGAGATGGAGAACCAGCTTGGCGGGGTGGTCGTCGAGAAACCCGCCGATGTGGATACTCTGATGTCAAGGTGGGAGACGGTCCGCAACGAGGCCCTACCCCGCCGCCAGTCAATCGAGCTGATGAAGGAAGTTGTGAACTCGTGGACCTGA
- a CDS encoding terminase: MAAIRSMVEESDLPAAMGWPKDAIGKTRILLPGGGKLHPITASSSSQEGARPSFAVMDETHHWTASNGGHALAKVIRRNLAKSRDGMARAIETTNAHAPGQDTVAEISYLAFLSMTEKRTRGKGLLYDSREAPGHVELADRDQLMAGLACAYGDSSWVDLERIAEEVYDPATPPEEARRFYLNQIVAAADSWVAPHEYDANLREDLAPLADGDTVTLGFDGGRTDDSSALVAVRVSDGAPFLLGLWERPEGPAGLGWEVNQDAVRDMVDNAFTRFDVVAFFSDVALWETDVDRWRELYGERLLIKATTRHAVAWDMRGHQADTVRAVEALHRAFIDGEVPHNGDQALRRHVLNGRRRPNRWGVSFGKETRESTKKVDALAALVLARMARGRVLGEGVLSKRRKRTGRLYGF; the protein is encoded by the coding sequence ATGGCCGCCATCCGGTCCATGGTCGAGGAGTCCGACCTTCCCGCCGCGATGGGCTGGCCGAAGGACGCGATCGGTAAGACGCGGATCTTGCTGCCAGGCGGCGGCAAGCTGCACCCGATCACCGCGTCTTCGAGCAGCCAAGAGGGCGCTCGGCCGAGCTTCGCCGTGATGGACGAGACGCACCACTGGACAGCGTCCAACGGCGGGCACGCCCTCGCGAAGGTGATCCGGCGCAACCTCGCCAAGAGCCGCGACGGCATGGCCCGCGCGATCGAGACGACCAACGCGCACGCCCCCGGTCAGGACACCGTCGCCGAGATTTCCTATCTCGCGTTCCTGTCGATGACCGAGAAGCGGACGCGCGGCAAGGGCCTGCTCTACGACTCCCGCGAGGCCCCGGGGCATGTCGAGCTGGCCGACCGCGATCAGCTCATGGCCGGACTGGCTTGCGCCTACGGCGATTCGAGCTGGGTCGACTTGGAGCGCATCGCTGAGGAGGTCTACGACCCGGCGACGCCGCCGGAGGAGGCCCGGCGCTTCTATCTGAATCAGATCGTCGCGGCGGCCGATAGCTGGGTCGCCCCTCACGAGTACGACGCGAACCTGCGCGAAGACCTGGCCCCGCTCGCCGACGGCGACACGGTGACGCTCGGATTCGACGGAGGTCGTACGGACGACTCGTCCGCGCTGGTCGCGGTCCGCGTGTCCGACGGGGCCCCGTTCCTGCTCGGCCTCTGGGAGCGCCCGGAGGGCCCGGCGGGTCTGGGCTGGGAGGTCAATCAGGACGCCGTCCGGGACATGGTCGACAACGCGTTTACACGCTTTGACGTGGTCGCGTTCTTCAGCGATGTCGCGCTCTGGGAAACGGACGTGGACCGCTGGCGCGAGCTGTACGGCGAGCGGCTGCTGATCAAGGCGACCACCCGGCACGCCGTGGCCTGGGACATGCGCGGCCACCAGGCCGACACAGTCCGGGCCGTCGAGGCGCTACACCGCGCGTTCATCGACGGCGAGGTGCCGCACAACGGCGACCAGGCGCTACGCCGACACGTCCTGAACGGCCGCCGCCGGCCGAACCGCTGGGGCGTGAGCTTCGGCAAGGAGACGCGCGAGAGCACGAAGAAGGTCGACGCCTTGGCCGCCTTGGTGCTGGCCCGCATGGCGCGAGGTCGCGTGCTCGGCGAAGGCGTGCTCTCCAAGCGCCGCAAGCGCACCGGCCGTCTGTACGGCTTCTGA